The genome window CTGTTGCACTACGTTTTGGGTAAGCACTTTCACAAACTAAGGCTTGAATTTCTAACACCAAAGCTCTACTGCCCTCCATTACCACACTTAAAGCACTACCACTTACTGCCTTGCCACGAGTAAAAAATCGATTAGCTATATCTTTGGCGCTAATTAAACCCTTTGAGGTCATTTCAAAAATACCAACTTCAGCAATATTCCCAAAACGATTTTTAAAACCTCTTAAAATTCTTATTTCTTTATTAGCATCACCTTCAAAATAAAGCACTACATCTACCATGTGTTCTAAAATTCTAGGTCCTGCTATCGCCCCATCTTTGGTAATATGCCCTATGATAAAAGTACTAATATTATTTGCCTTAGAATAACGCATTAATTCAAAAGTAATCTCTCTCACCTGGGTAATGCTACCCGCAGCTGAAGTGATTTTGTTAGAATATAAAGTTTGTATAGAATCAATAATCAAAATTTCATAGTCTTTTTTAGAAAGCTCACTCAAAATATCTTCCAAACAAAGCTCTGTGAGCAAAAATAAATTTTCACAATTTGCATTCAAGCGATCTGCACGTAATTTAATTTGCGACTTACTCTCTTCACCACTTACATAAAGTACTTTTTTGCTACCTTTGGCTAGATTTGAAGCAATCTTTAGCAAAAGCGTAGATTTTCCAACTCCTGGGGAACCTCCTATCAATACTAAAGAGCCCACAACAAGCCCACCGCCTAAAACTAAATCAAGCTCATTATCATCAGTACTTATACGCGTAAAATTTTCTGCCACAACATCGTTAATACATACAGCAGAACTTGGAGTGTTTGAAGGTGAGTTTAGTTCTTTTAAAACTTTAATTTGTTCTTGCTTTAACTCAACAAAACTATCCCATGACCCACATTCAGGACATTTTCCAAGCCATTTACTCTGTTGATTTCCACAAGCTTGACATTCAAATAAAATATGTTTTTTAGCCATAAATTACGCAAAAATCTCTTCTACTAAAGTCTTAACATATTCTCTAGGATTAAACTCATGAATTTGTCCCAACTGCTCCCCTACTCCTACATACAAAATAGGAAGTTCAAGCTCTCTTGCTATACTAAACAAAGCTCCACCTTTAGCCGTTCCATCAAGCTTGGTAATCACCACTCCATCAAGCTTAACTAAATCATTAAAAGCTTTTGCTTGCAAAATTCCAGCTACACCTTGAGTACCATCAAGCACAAGAATTTTTCTATGAGGCGCCCCTTGCATAGCTTTGTCGCTAATTCGAACAATTTTTTCAAGTTCATTAGCAAGATTTTTTTGATTTTGCAAGCGTCCTGCAGTATCTAAAATAACTCTATCATAATTTTTAGATAAGCCTTTAGAAATAGCATCATATGCAACTGCTGAAGGATCATGTCCTTGCGAAGTAGCTATGATATCCATATCTAACTTTTGCGCCCATAATTTCAGCTGTTCGATTGCCCCTGCTCTAAAAGTATCGCAAGCTCCTAATATAACTTTTTCGCCATTTTCCTTATGCAAATGTGCCATTTTGGCAATACTTGTAGTTTTACCTACACCATTTACGCCTAAAATTAAATCCACAAAAGGCTTAGCATTAGCAAGTTCTGGCTTATCATAGATAAAATAAGTCCCCATAACGCGTTCTAAGTCAGCTTTTTTAACCTCATCACTTGGAGGAAGGTAGTAAATAATTTCTTCAACTATCTCATATGCCACATCAGCTTCTAAAAGCATTTCTTCTAACAAGTCTTTAGTAACAAGCTTATTAGAGGCCTTAACTAAATGAATACTTTCTAAAGTTTTTTTTAAACCGTTTTTTAAAAATCCCAACATTACATTATCGCTTTTTGTATATCTATATCTAACATTTCTTCAGGAATTAACCCTAAATACTCTTTAATCTTCTCGCCTTTTGCATTAAACAAAACCATTGTTGGCACAGCACTAACACTTAGTATCTTAGAAAAAGCAAAATTGCTCTCTCCTATGGCTACAGGAAAAATCATTTTCTCTGCTTGTATAAATTCTAACAATTCTTTTTCTTTATTTTCTTCCAAAGAAAGCGCTATAACTTCGAAGCGATCTTGGTATTTTTGATGCAACTTGTTTAAATGTGGAATTTCTGCCTTACAAGGTGCACACCATGTTGTAAAAAACAAAAACAACTTAGCTTTGGCAGTATCATCAAATTTAAAGTCTTGTTCGTGGTATTTAA of Campylobacter sp. 2014D-0216 contains these proteins:
- the radA gene encoding DNA repair protein RadA, yielding MAKKHILFECQACGNQQSKWLGKCPECGSWDSFVELKQEQIKVLKELNSPSNTPSSAVCINDVVAENFTRISTDDNELDLVLGGGLVVGSLVLIGGSPGVGKSTLLLKIASNLAKGSKKVLYVSGEESKSQIKLRADRLNANCENLFLLTELCLEDILSELSKKDYEILIIDSIQTLYSNKITSAAGSITQVREITFELMRYSKANNISTFIIGHITKDGAIAGPRILEHMVDVVLYFEGDANKEIRILRGFKNRFGNIAEVGIFEMTSKGLISAKDIANRFFTRGKAVSGSALSVVMEGSRALVLEIQALVCESAYPKRSATGYEKNRLDMLIALLERKLEIPLGHYDVFINVSGGVKISETAADLAVVAAIISSFKNRPLSKDSVFIGELSLNGEIKEVFSLDVRLKEAKMQKFKNAIVPVKPMEEPGLKCFIAKELREVLEWM
- the ftsY gene encoding signal recognition particle-docking protein FtsY, producing MLGFLKNGLKKTLESIHLVKASNKLVTKDLLEEMLLEADVAYEIVEEIIYYLPPSDEVKKADLERVMGTYFIYDKPELANAKPFVDLILGVNGVGKTTSIAKMAHLHKENGEKVILGACDTFRAGAIEQLKLWAQKLDMDIIATSQGHDPSAVAYDAISKGLSKNYDRVILDTAGRLQNQKNLANELEKIVRISDKAMQGAPHRKILVLDGTQGVAGILQAKAFNDLVKLDGVVITKLDGTAKGGALFSIARELELPILYVGVGEQLGQIHEFNPREYVKTLVEEIFA
- a CDS encoding TlpA family protein disulfide reductase yields the protein MKIKILLAIFAMIFFTSCSKENENSSSENTEIASLNQSENTDFTLKFLDGRKMYIKYHEQDFKFDDTAKAKLFLFFTTWCAPCKAEIPHLNKLHQKYQDRFEVIALSLEENKEKELLEFIQAEKMIFPVAIGESNFAFSKILSVSAVPTMVLFNAKGEKIKEYLGLIPEEMLDIDIQKAIM